A genomic stretch from Orcinus orca chromosome 14, mOrcOrc1.1, whole genome shotgun sequence includes:
- the OAT gene encoding ornithine aminotransferase, mitochondrial, translated as MFSKLARLQTVAVLRGFHSSVASATSVATKKTIQGPPSSDYIFERESKYGAHNYHPLPVALERGKGIYVWDLEGRKYFDFLSAYSAVNQGHCHPKIVNALKSQADKLTLTSRAFYNNVLGEYEEYVTKLFNYHKVLPMNTGVEAGETACKLARRWGYTVKGIPKYKAKIVFAAGNFWGRTLSAISSSTDPTSYDGFGPFMPGFEIIPYNDLPALERALQDPNVAAFMVEPIQGEAGVVVPDPGYLVGVRELCTQHQVLFIADEIQTGLARTGRWLAIDHENVRPDMVLLGKALSGGLYPVSAVLCDDEIMLTIKPGEHGSTYGGNPLGCRVAIAALEVLEEENLAENAEKMGIILRNELMKLPSDIVTAVRGKGLLNAIVIRETKDYDAWKVCLRLRDNGLLAKPTHGDIIRFAPPLVIKEDEILEAVEIINKTILSF; from the exons ATGTTTTCCAAACTAGCACGTTTGCAGACTGTTGCTGTCCTTCGTGGATTTCATTCTTCAGTGGCTTCTGCTACATCTGTTGCAACTAAAAAAACAATCCAAGGCCCTCCATCCTCTGATTACATTTTTGAACGGGAATCTAAATATGGTGCCCACAACTACCACCCTTTACCTGTAGCCCTGGAGAGAGGGAAAG gtaTTTATGTATGGGATTTAGaaggcagaaaatattttgactttCTGAGTGCCTACAGTGCTGTCAACCAAGGGCATTGTCATCCAAAGATTGTGAATGCTTTGAAAAGTCAGGCGGACAAATTGACCTTAACATCCAGGGCCTTCTACAATAACGTGCTCGGTGAATACGAAGAGTATGTTACTAAACTTTTCAACTACCACAAAGTTCTTCCTATGAATACAG GAGTGGAGGCTGGAGAGACTGCTTGCAAACTTGCTCGTAGATGGGGATATACTGTGAAGGGGATCCCGAAATACAAAGCAAAGATTGTTTTTGCAG cTGGAAACTTTTGGGGTAGAACATTGTCTGCTATCTCCAGTTCCACAGACCCAACCAGTTACGATGGTTTTGGACCATTTATGCCGGGTTTCGAAATCATTCCATATAATGATCTGCCTGCTCTTGAG CGTGCACTTCAGGACCCAAACGTTGCCGCGTTCATGGTGGAACCAATTCAGGGTGAAGCAGGCGTTGTTGTTCCAGATCCAGGCTACCTTGTGGGCGTGCGAGAGCTCTGCACCCAGCACCAG GTTCTGTTTATTGCTGATGAAATACAGACAGGATTGGCCAGAACTGGTAGATGGCTGGCTATTGATCACGAAAATGTCAGACCTGATATGGTCCTTCTAGGAAAGGCACTTTCTGGCGGTTTATACCCT GTATCCGCAGTGTTGTGTGACGATGAAATAATGCTGACCATTAAACCAGGGGAACATGGTTCAACGTATGGTGGCAATCCACTAGGCTGCCGAGTGGCCATCGCGGCCCTGGAG GTTTTGGAAGAAGAAAACCTTGctgaaaatgcagagaaaatggGTATCATCTTGAGAAATGAGCTCATGAAGCTACCTTCTGATATTGTAACGGCTGTAAGAGGAAAAGGATTATTAAATGCTATTGTTATTAGAGAAACCAAAG ATTATGATGCTTGGAAGGTGTGCCTGCGACTTCGAGATAATGGACTTCTGGCCAAGCCAACCCACGGTGATATCATCAGGTTTGCACCTCCACTTGTGATCAAGGAGGATGAGATTCTGGAAGCCGTGGAAATCATTAACAAGACCATCTTGTCTTTCTGA